The window aagtaaatgtttttttttcaagattttcaatatgttgatttattttttgaatgttaaaaaaatgattatgaatagaaaaaagtGCTTATTATAATTGTATGTTATCATTTTATGTATGAGTGgtagattaatttaaattgtatttttaaaaataataaaataaattaaatatttatcaaaatttatggtgtctattaaaaatttatagactTTTCGCTATTAATGCGCGGAAAAAATATCACTTCTTATCAAGCGTTGGttgttatagtttataaatattttgtaaaatttgctaacTTCCacgtattaaaaaaattaaaaattttgaaataatgtttaaaacatttataaagtttttaattgaaaatggtttgtttaaaataatttatttactaaaaaCGAtgagaatataataaaataaaatccattGACAATTGTATTGTGGTTGACGACGAGAAAATAAAGAGTCGATAGAAATGGCatagtttcaaatttcagCTCTGAAATTCAAAGAGTCTGTTCATCATCTATCCCTTCCTCTGGAGTTTCTGTGCTGAGATTTGAGCTTCCATGGCGATCTCAAAGCTCGCCATTCTATCACTTTTTCTAGCCCTAGTCTTCACGCAGCTTCGCGCCGATGAATCGCTTGATGTAGAGGCGCAGCATATAGTTGAAGTCGTTAGATCGGATGATTCAGAGTTTTCTGATTTGAAGCTCGAATTGGACCAGCTCAAGTTCAAGATCCAAAAGCTTGGTTAGATATCGATTATTCTTAACTCGTGCTATTGTCtcttatggttttttttattccgGAGGAAGCATTAGCAAGAATGAAAATAAGTGGGAGGGAAATCTAATTGCATGGGGAATGTAGGCTAGTTCATACGAGTATAATTTTTAGAGTAATGGGATCGATAATTTCATATTATCTCGAAGTGGGTGATTAAAGACACCTCTGTGCTGCATTTATCTGTATCTGAAAGATAGATCTACTGTGAAgttgtttttgaagtttttcgACAGTAAGCGGTATAGGAATTTTCGAAGTTAATGGTTTCTCAACTTGTGTGGTTCTGCTATACCCAGAAATCTGGTTCTGATGATTGCTAGTCGTACTTGTGCCTTTACTTTTTGGGAagatttctcaaaatctaaattcGTGTCCTGTTgttcttttgcttcttctttttttctggTTGTCCACGGTTGACTTTACTCAATGCTGAAGAATCCGACCTTGATGTAAAAAACCAAGAATTGAAGAGAAGGGACGAGGTAATAGCTCAGAAGGAAAAAGTCATCACTGCCAAGCTAGATAGCATTTCGTTGCTTGAAAGTGAGATTGCTTCTCTTCAGGTTTGTAGCAGCACCAGTTTAGTCTTTTAGTCTTTTAGAATGGTTTAATACTCAAGCAGCACCAGTTTAGTCCTTTAGAATGGTTTAATACTCAACCTCTGATACATTTTTTATCTTGCTGCTATAATTATCTCTGAAAACCCATATGCAATGCTTCACTCAAATGCTGAAATTTTGTAATCTACTATCGTGCTTAGAAAAAGGGGAAATTAGATGCTGAGGAGCAGGTTGGAAAGGCATATTCACGTGCTCATGAATTAGAAAGACAGGcaagaaatgaaaatcaatattttttatcattgtatttttattattattttttaatgaagcACCACTCTTCTGCAGGTCGATGATCTCAAAAGGCAATTGGAGATACTGAATGGAGAGAAAGAATCCTGGGAAACTCTAGCAAATGAAGCTGAGAAGAAAACACTTGAAGCCAGTTTAAGATTAGAGAGTGTAAGAAATTATTTCACTGGTTTCTTCTCTTACTGCTGGTTTTTCAGGCCGATGGTTTTTGTAGCTTCAATATATGTAACATCATGATAATAACTTTGTTTGAATGTAATTACTGTCTGGCATGTAGTATGGcaaatgcttttttttctctgcTACACCACAAACACTTTATCATTGGTGCTTCCCTAGTATTTCCttggtttttgttgaattgaaCTGATAGTTATGGCATATCCTTTATCCTAAAGAATGGTTCACTACGCAGGCTTCATTCAAATGTCATTAAAGTAttattagatttagatttttatcatttttctgacatttttttcttaacagATTCTTAAATGTCAAATGCAAGACTTTTGTTCTATTAGATGCATGGTCATTGCGGCTACTGtgtttgtaaaagaaaattcaaatccGTTAAGTGTATAAACTTTGGTTAAGCAGAGCCAGATTCCCTACTATAAACTTCTAGGAAGCGTTATCTGTAATAGgatgcaattttttcttttcaaaccaTCTTTCTGAGTTATTGTAGTATTGCTTTTATTCTTTCTGACTTGGATTTTGACTTTAACAGCTCCAGAAGATTCATGAAGAACAGAAGAGCAAAATTCGTGTGACTGAACGGGCTCTTGAAGTCTCCAAGGTACTTCATGATGCCTCTGAACTTTATTAATATAGACAGCCGACAGTGATGTTTTGTTgcaaattctttctttttttaataataattaggaaGAGATGAGGAAGGCAAAATTTGAGGCAGCTACAAGAATTAAAGAGTTGACAGAGGTAATGTGTTTGAATAATATAGAGTGGTGGATGCTATGTCAGGTCAAATTTTAATGGTAAGGAGCATGCTAATTTTAGTTCGTCAGCAGGTTCATGGTGCGTGGCTCCCACCTTGGCTTGCTTCACATTATGACCAGTTTCAGGTAATGGTAGTGCTCACATCTCCTAATTGTTACTCCTATGGGCTAAGAGTTCTGAAGGTTTACCTTCCTTTGCAGTCTTTGATCAAAACACATTGGAACAAAC of the Cucumis sativus cultivar 9930 chromosome 3, Cucumber_9930_V3, whole genome shotgun sequence genome contains:
- the LOC101216465 gene encoding uncharacterized protein LOC101216465, which produces MAISKLAILSLFLALVFTQLRADESLDVEAQHIVEVVRSDDSEFSDLKLELDQLKFKIQKLESDLDVKNQELKRRDEVIAQKEKVITAKLDSISLLESEIASLQKKGKLDAEEQVGKAYSRAHELERQVDDLKRQLEILNGEKESWETLANEAEKKTLEASLRLESLQKIHEEQKSKIRVTERALEVSKEEMRKAKFEAATRIKELTEVHGAWLPPWLASHYDQFQSLIKTHWNKHAKPAIDVVIQKASDKTAQAAKWAEPHVKTVKIKYIPIVKERWLVVKTNVKPHVETLTAKTVEFYQTSKSVITPYAVKSKEAISPYYLEVKKFSKPYIDQVATVTKPHVEKVRVVLKPYTKKLVRGYGKFLESAAVYHQKVQGTVKETLNKHELTKPLATRELEWFAASAILALPIIFLFNMISALFWKKTKKPTRNTGHHARRKGKRGHSDK